DNA from Comamonas serinivorans:
GACCTTCGCCCTCGCGCGCGGCATCGTCGAGCAGCAGCGGCCATCCCGAATGGCCGGCGTCGGCCGAATCAGAACCCGGTCTGGGTTCGGTGTGCTGCATCTGCTCGCCGGCATCGAACACCGTGCCGCAGCTGCCGCAGCGCACCCAGCCTTGCGACAAACGCAGCTGATCGGGCACCACCTTGAACAGGGTCTCACAGCTGGGGCAACGGGTGATGCGGCTCATGGGGCAGGAATTCTAAGGCGATGCCAAGGCGGGTCGTGGAAGGATGGCGGCCACAGCCACACGCAGCCTGCACCGCGTCTCGGAACTCGTCCCGAAGGCGGGTTGCCGGGTGTCTCCCGCCCGCATCAGGCGATGCAGCGGACGTCAGGCAGGCTTGTGCGCATGCAGCAGCACCCAGCCATCCTCCCGATCCGCCACGGACAAGGAGACCCATGGGGCATAGGCTTGCTGAAGCTCGTCCACCTGGCGCTCGAGCACGCCGGCCAGCACCAGGTGCCCGCCCGGCCGCACATGCGACACCAGCAACGGCGCCAGCACCTTCAGGGGCTGAGCGAGGATGTTGGCCAGCACGGTGTCGTACTCGCCTTGCGCCTGGTCTGGCAGGCCGGCCTGCAACTGCACGCCGTTGGCCAGGGCGTTGCGCTCGGTCTGCGTCACGGCATCGGGATCGATGTCCACGGCATCGATCCGGGCCGCCCCCCACTTGCCGGCCCCGATGGCCAGGATCCCCGATCCGCAACCGTAGTCCAGCACACGGGCCAACGCCTCGGGCTGCTGCGGGGCTTGGCGAGCGATCCACCGCAGGCACATGCGTGTGGTGGGGTGCGTGCCCGTGCCAAACGCCAGGCCCGGGTCCAGGCGAATCAGTTTGACGGCCTGCGCGGGCGGCTCGTGCCAGGTCGGCACGATCCAGAACTCGGGCGTGATCTCCACCGGCTCGAATTGCGATTGCGTCAGCCGCACCCAATCCTGTTCGGCCAGGGGCACCACCCCAGCCACTTCGCCATCGGCGAAGAAGGGCTGAAGTTGAATCAGCTGGGCCGCCTCGTCCGCCTGGGCGCGCGAGGCAAACAAGGCCACGATCAAGGAGGCCTCCCAGCCGGGCTGCGGGGGCGGCATGCCCGGCTCGCCAAACAAGGGGGTCTCGTCGGCCGTCAGGGCGTTGGCATCCTCGACCGACACCGACAGGGCGTCCAAGGCTTCCAGCGCCTCGCACACGGTGTCCACGTTGGCCAGGGCACACCGCAGGCGCAGCTCATGCATGCCAGAAGCTGTGTCGCTCACTGCTCAGTCCTTGTTGCGTTGCGTCAACCACTGCTCCAGGTAGTGGATGTTGGTGCCGCCTTCGATGAACTTGCCATCCAGCAACAGCTCGCGGTGCAGCGGGATGTTGGTCTTGATGCCTTCCACCACCGTCTCGCCCAGGGCATTGCGCATGCGGGCCATGGCCTGCTCGCGCGTGTCGCCGTACGCGATCACCTTGCCGATCATGGAGTCGTAGTTCGGCGGCACGAAGTAGTTGCTGTAGACGTGCGAGTCGACCCGGATGCCGGGACCGCCCGGCGCATGCCACTGCGTGATGCGGCCCGGTGAGGGCATGAAGTTGAACGGGTCTTCCGCATTGATGCGGCATTCGATGGCATGGCCGCGCAACTCGATGTTGCGCTGCGTGAAGGGCAGCTTTTCACCAGCAGCCACCAGGATCTGCGTGCGGACGATGTCCACGCCCGAGATCATTTCGGTGACCGGATGCTCCACCTGCACGCGCGTGTTCATCTCGATGAAGTAGAACTCGCCGTTTTCAT
Protein-coding regions in this window:
- the prmA gene encoding 50S ribosomal protein L11 methyltransferase — translated: MHELRLRCALANVDTVCEALEALDALSVSVEDANALTADETPLFGEPGMPPPQPGWEASLIVALFASRAQADEAAQLIQLQPFFADGEVAGVVPLAEQDWVRLTQSQFEPVEITPEFWIVPTWHEPPAQAVKLIRLDPGLAFGTGTHPTTRMCLRWIARQAPQQPEALARVLDYGCGSGILAIGAGKWGAARIDAVDIDPDAVTQTERNALANGVQLQAGLPDQAQGEYDTVLANILAQPLKVLAPLLVSHVRPGGHLVLAGVLERQVDELQQAYAPWVSLSVADREDGWVLLHAHKPA